In Massilia violaceinigra, one DNA window encodes the following:
- the rsmG gene encoding 16S rRNA (guanine(527)-N(7))-methyltransferase RsmG, producing the protein MKFFDRNAIAPVLANGIKELKLDLNEQQHGQLLDYLALLAKWNSVYNLTSVRDPMQMVTHHALDSLAAVSAFEGAVSVLDVGAGGGLPGIVLAIARPDMKVALIDTVHKKTAFLTQVKAELGLANVTVHTARVEQLQVPHKFDVITSRAFADLSDFVNWSGHLLAEGGKFIALKGTAPADEQERLPSDWKVSELRAIQVPGLQAERHLVFIEKNQ; encoded by the coding sequence ATGAAGTTTTTCGACCGTAACGCCATCGCGCCAGTGCTGGCCAATGGCATCAAGGAACTCAAGCTGGACCTGAATGAACAGCAGCACGGGCAACTGCTCGACTACCTGGCGCTGCTGGCCAAGTGGAACTCGGTGTACAACCTGACCTCGGTGCGCGATCCCATGCAGATGGTGACGCACCATGCGCTCGATTCGCTGGCCGCGGTATCGGCTTTCGAGGGCGCCGTCAGCGTGCTCGACGTGGGAGCAGGGGGCGGCTTGCCAGGCATCGTGCTCGCTATCGCCCGGCCCGACATGAAAGTGGCCCTGATCGACACCGTGCACAAGAAAACCGCGTTCCTCACGCAAGTGAAGGCCGAACTGGGCCTGGCCAACGTCACCGTGCACACGGCGCGCGTGGAGCAGCTGCAGGTGCCCCATAAATTTGACGTGATCACCTCGCGCGCTTTTGCCGACCTGTCCGACTTCGTCAACTGGTCGGGACACCTGTTGGCCGAGGGCGGCAAATTCATCGCCCTGAAAGGCACGGCGCCGGCGGACGAACAGGAACGGCTTCCGAGCGACTGGAAAGTGAGCGAATTGAGGGCTATCCAGGTTCCAGGGCTGCAGGCGGAGCGCCACCTGGTATTCATCGAAAAGAACCAATAA
- a CDS encoding ParA family protein: MAKIFCVANQKGGVGKTTTSVNLSAGLAKLDQRVLLVDLDPQGNATMGAGINKAGLKASTYEVLLGEAEVSAARTRSEAGRFDVLPSNRELAGAEVEMVELENRERRLKDALAAVDKEYDFILIDCPPALSMLTLNGLCAAHGVIIPMQCEYYALEGLSDLVNTIKKVHANLNTDLKIIGLLRVMFDPRMTLSQQVSAQLEQHFGDKVFNTIIPRNVRLAEAPSYGVPGVVFDPSSKGAQAYIAFGAEMVERIKTM; this comes from the coding sequence ATGGCGAAAATATTTTGCGTTGCAAATCAAAAGGGCGGCGTAGGCAAGACCACCACCAGCGTTAACCTGTCAGCGGGCCTGGCCAAACTGGACCAGCGCGTGCTGCTTGTCGACCTGGACCCGCAGGGCAACGCGACCATGGGCGCCGGCATCAACAAGGCGGGCCTGAAGGCATCGACCTATGAAGTGCTGCTGGGCGAGGCCGAGGTGAGCGCGGCACGCACGCGTTCGGAAGCAGGGCGCTTCGACGTGCTGCCCTCGAACCGCGAACTGGCCGGCGCCGAAGTCGAAATGGTCGAACTGGAAAACCGCGAGCGGCGCCTGAAAGATGCGCTGGCGGCAGTCGACAAGGAATACGACTTCATCCTGATCGACTGCCCGCCGGCCCTGTCGATGCTGACCCTGAACGGCCTGTGCGCCGCGCACGGCGTGATCATCCCGATGCAGTGCGAGTACTACGCGCTGGAAGGCTTGTCGGATCTGGTCAACACCATCAAGAAGGTACACGCCAACCTGAACACCGATCTGAAGATCATCGGCCTGTTGCGCGTGATGTTCGATCCGCGCATGACCTTGTCGCAGCAAGTGTCGGCCCAGCTGGAGCAGCATTTCGGCGACAAGGTCTTCAACACCATCATCCCGCGCAACGTGCGCCTGGCCGAAGCGCCGTCGTACGGCGTGCCGGGCGTGGTGTTCGATCCGTCCTCGAAAGGGGCGCAGGCCTACATCGCCTTTGGCGCCGAGATGGTCGAACGCATCAAAACAATGTAA
- a CDS encoding ParB/RepB/Spo0J family partition protein encodes MATKKLKGLGRGLDALLGGDGEGAKPDTPSILAVHQMQAGKYQPRTRMDEGALNELAASIKTQGIMQPVLVRPIGQDALTGAVRYEIIAGERRFRAAQLAGLNEIPVLVRDVDDQAAAAMALIENIQREDLNPLEEAQGIHRLISDFNFTHEQAATAVGRSRSAVSNLLRLMNLAAPVQTMLMAGDVDMGHARALLAVDSASQISLANLVVAKRLSVRETEKLVARELEEQSNPTSARQKEKSGDITRLEEELSDKLATPVLFKMGPKGRGQMIIDFADLDILDGVLARLRA; translated from the coding sequence ATGGCAACCAAAAAACTCAAAGGGCTCGGTCGCGGGCTCGACGCGCTGCTGGGCGGCGATGGCGAGGGCGCCAAGCCCGACACGCCGTCCATCCTGGCGGTGCACCAGATGCAGGCCGGTAAATACCAGCCGCGCACGCGCATGGACGAAGGCGCGCTCAACGAACTGGCCGCGTCGATCAAAACCCAGGGCATCATGCAACCGGTGCTGGTGCGTCCGATCGGCCAGGACGCCCTGACCGGCGCGGTGCGCTACGAGATCATCGCCGGCGAACGCCGCTTCCGCGCGGCGCAGCTGGCCGGGCTGAACGAGATTCCGGTGCTGGTGCGCGATGTGGACGACCAGGCCGCCGCCGCGATGGCGCTGATCGAGAACATCCAGCGCGAGGATCTCAATCCGTTGGAAGAGGCGCAGGGTATTCACCGCCTGATCTCCGATTTCAATTTCACGCATGAACAGGCGGCCACGGCGGTAGGGCGCTCGCGCAGCGCGGTGTCCAATTTGCTGCGCCTGATGAATCTGGCGGCGCCCGTGCAAACCATGCTGATGGCGGGCGATGTCGACATGGGTCACGCGCGCGCGCTGCTGGCGGTCGACTCGGCCAGCCAGATCAGCCTGGCCAACCTGGTGGTGGCGAAACGCCTGTCGGTACGCGAGACGGAAAAGCTGGTCGCCAGGGAGCTGGAAGAGCAGAGCAACCCGACCAGCGCGCGCCAGAAGGAAAAATCGGGGGATATTACCCGGCTGGAAGAAGAGCTGTCCGACAAGCTGGCCACGCCGGTCTTGTTCAAGATGGGACCGAAGGGTCGCGGCCAGATGATCATCGATTTTGCCGATCTGGATATCTTGGACGGCGTACTGGCGCGTTTGCGGGCCTAA
- a CDS encoding ATP synthase subunit I, with protein MLRLVSLQLMVTVAAGLIAALLGGWAAMLSAVFGGLCCVLPNAVFALRLFANTKKPGGADPISFFIWEFIKIALTVALIAATFSLYRDLNVFAMIGGFIVALKSYIFLIFRH; from the coding sequence ATGTTGCGCTTAGTCTCCCTGCAATTGATGGTAACAGTCGCTGCTGGCCTCATCGCCGCGCTTCTGGGGGGATGGGCTGCGATGTTGTCGGCGGTGTTCGGCGGATTGTGTTGTGTCTTGCCCAATGCCGTATTCGCGTTGCGCCTGTTCGCCAATACGAAGAAACCAGGTGGGGCCGACCCGATATCGTTTTTTATCTGGGAATTCATAAAGATTGCTTTGACGGTGGCGCTGATTGCCGCGACCTTCTCGCTGTACCGCGACTTGAATGTGTTCGCCATGATTGGCGGCTTCATCGTGGCGCTGAAAAGTTACATATTCTTAATATTTAGGCACTGA
- the atpB gene encoding F0F1 ATP synthase subunit A: MTSPTLEAGAAHTQTASEYIKHHLGHFSTKHQENVVDFSIINMDTMFWSIAMGILGCMIMWMAARKATSGVPTRFQAAVEMVFEMVDNQAKGIVHGDRSFIAPLALTVFVWVALMNSLDFLPVDLFSGLFKLLGIEHIFPYHRVVPTADLNGSLGIALGVFALMIYYSIKIKGFGGWIHELFSAPFGIAMAPFNLLLNIIEYAAKTVSLGMRLFGNMFAGELLFLLIALLGAMATTFGFVGHVIAGSVWAIFHILIVFLQAFIFMMLTLVYLGQAHEGH; the protein is encoded by the coding sequence ATGACGAGTCCAACACTTGAAGCCGGCGCTGCACACACGCAGACCGCATCAGAATACATCAAGCACCACCTGGGTCACTTTTCGACCAAGCATCAGGAAAATGTGGTCGATTTCTCCATTATCAATATGGACACCATGTTTTGGTCGATCGCCATGGGTATTCTTGGCTGCATGATCATGTGGATGGCGGCCCGCAAGGCCACCTCCGGCGTGCCGACCCGCTTCCAGGCGGCTGTCGAAATGGTCTTCGAGATGGTCGACAACCAGGCCAAGGGCATCGTGCACGGCGACCGCAGCTTCATCGCGCCGCTGGCACTGACCGTGTTCGTCTGGGTTGCACTGATGAATTCGCTGGACTTCTTGCCAGTCGATCTGTTCTCCGGCCTGTTCAAACTGCTGGGTATCGAACATATCTTCCCGTATCACCGCGTGGTTCCGACCGCCGACCTGAACGGCTCGCTGGGCATCGCCCTGGGCGTGTTCGCACTGATGATCTACTACAGCATCAAGATCAAGGGTTTCGGCGGCTGGATTCACGAACTGTTTTCCGCGCCATTCGGCATTGCCATGGCGCCGTTCAACCTGCTGTTGAACATCATCGAGTACGCAGCAAAAACCGTGTCGCTCGGCATGCGACTGTTCGGCAACATGTTTGCTGGCGAACTGCTGTTCCTGTTGATCGCTTTGTTGGGTGCGATGGCTACGACGTTTGGCTTTGTCGGCCACGTCATCGCCGGTTCGGTTTGGGCTATTTTCCACATCCTGATCGTGTTCCTGCAGGCGTTCATTTTCATGATGCTGACCCTGGTATACCTGGGCCAGGCGCATGAAGGTCACTGA
- the atpE gene encoding F0F1 ATP synthase subunit C, with amino-acid sequence MTDLSFVALACGLIIGLGAIGACIGIAIMGGKYLEASARQPELMNTLQTKMFLLAGLIDAAFLIGVGIAMLFAFANPFVPK; translated from the coding sequence ATGACTGACCTTTCTTTTGTTGCTCTGGCTTGCGGTTTGATCATCGGTCTGGGCGCTATCGGCGCTTGTATCGGTATCGCTATCATGGGCGGCAAATACCTCGAAGCTTCGGCTCGTCAGCCTGAACTGATGAACACCCTGCAAACCAAAATGTTCCTGCTGGCTGGTCTGATCGATGCAGCGTTCCTGATCGGTGTTGGTATCGCAATGCTGTTCGCATTCGCCAACCCATTCGTTCCGAAGTAA
- a CDS encoding F0F1 ATP synthase subunit B: MNLNATLFAQFVVFFILAGFTMKFVWPPLMKALDERIQRISNGLAAADRGKEEMQKAHEQVQKDLAAARDEGQKRISDADKRAAMILDDAKKAAAEEAARIIASAKADAEQQVNRAREELRGQVAALAVKGAEQILKREVNAAAHADLLTQLSVEL, encoded by the coding sequence GTGAACTTAAACGCAACCCTGTTTGCCCAGTTCGTGGTCTTCTTCATCCTGGCTGGTTTCACGATGAAATTCGTGTGGCCCCCACTGATGAAAGCGCTCGACGAGCGCATCCAGAGGATCTCGAACGGCCTGGCCGCAGCTGACCGCGGCAAGGAAGAAATGCAGAAAGCCCACGAGCAAGTCCAGAAAGACCTGGCCGCTGCCCGTGACGAAGGTCAAAAGCGCATCAGCGACGCCGACAAGCGCGCCGCCATGATCCTCGACGATGCCAAGAAAGCAGCTGCTGAAGAAGCGGCCCGCATCATCGCATCCGCCAAGGCAGATGCCGAGCAACAGGTTAACCGTGCACGCGAAGAACTGCGTGGCCAGGTCGCTGCCCTCGCCGTCAAAGGCGCCGAGCAGATCCTCAAGCGCGAAGTGAACGCAGCGGCCCACGCCGACCTGCTGACGCAGTTGTCGGTCGAGCTGTAA
- a CDS encoding F0F1 ATP synthase subunit delta — MAEIATVARPYAEALYRVAQQGDVAAWSEVLSELAQLGAHHDVLAFAANPNVVAADVAATVVSLLKSPVTAEVNNFVAMLVENHRVSLLPEIYAQFQVLKNTNAGAADANITSAFEIAQPQVAQLVATLEKKFGRKLNPTVTVDPSLIGGVRVVVGDEVLDTSVRAKLQQMHVALAS; from the coding sequence ATGGCCGAAATCGCAACCGTCGCCCGTCCTTACGCCGAAGCCCTGTACCGTGTTGCCCAGCAAGGCGACGTGGCGGCCTGGTCCGAAGTGTTGTCCGAGCTGGCCCAGCTCGGCGCTCACCACGATGTGCTGGCCTTCGCGGCCAACCCGAACGTGGTCGCCGCCGACGTTGCCGCGACCGTGGTGTCGCTGCTCAAGTCGCCGGTCACCGCGGAAGTGAACAACTTCGTTGCCATGCTGGTCGAAAACCACCGCGTGTCGCTGCTGCCGGAAATTTATGCCCAGTTCCAGGTGCTCAAGAACACGAATGCCGGTGCCGCAGACGCCAACATCACCAGCGCCTTCGAGATTGCCCAGCCGCAGGTTGCGCAACTGGTCGCGACGCTGGAAAAGAAATTTGGCCGCAAGCTCAACCCAACGGTGACAGTGGATCCTTCGCTGATCGGTGGTGTGCGCGTGGTCGTCGGTGATGAAGTGCTCGATACCTCGGTACGCGCCAAGCTGCAACAGATGCATGTTGCGCTGGCTTCGTAA
- the atpA gene encoding F0F1 ATP synthase subunit alpha, translating into MQLNSSEISELIKSRIQGLEGSADIRNQGTVISVADGICRIHGLSDVMQGEMLEFPGNTFGLAMNLERDSVGAVILGAYEHISEGDTVKTTGRILEVPIGPELKGRVVNALGQPIDGKGPVNAKLTAPIEKIAPGVIARQSVSQPMQTGLKSIDSMVPIGRGQRELIIGDRQTGKSAVAIDAIINQKGQNMTCIYVAIGQKASTIKNIVRSLETHGAMEYTIVVAASASESAAMQYISAYSGCAMGEYFRDRGEDALIVYDDLSKQAVAYRQISLLLRRPPGREAYPGDVFYLHSRLLERAARVNPDYVEKFTNGEVKGKTGSLTALPIIETQAGDVSAFVPTNVISITDGQIFLDTSLFNSGIRPAINAGISVSRVGGAAQTKVIKNLSGGIRTDLAQYRELAAFAQFASDLDESTRKQLDRGARVTELLKQAQYSPLSISMMAVSLFAVNKGFFDDVEVKKVLAFEAGLHGYMKTKQAALLAKIEETKQLDKDGEAAMSAAVADFKKSGAY; encoded by the coding sequence ATGCAACTTAATTCATCTGAAATCAGCGAACTGATCAAAAGCCGGATCCAAGGCCTCGAAGGTTCGGCTGATATTCGCAATCAGGGCACGGTAATCTCCGTAGCCGACGGTATCTGCCGTATCCATGGCCTGTCGGACGTGATGCAGGGCGAGATGCTGGAATTCCCGGGCAACACCTTCGGCCTGGCGATGAACCTCGAGCGCGACTCGGTCGGCGCCGTGATTCTGGGTGCTTACGAGCACATCTCCGAAGGCGACACGGTCAAGACCACCGGCCGCATCCTGGAAGTGCCGATCGGTCCTGAACTCAAGGGCCGCGTGGTTAACGCCCTGGGCCAGCCGATCGACGGCAAGGGTCCTGTCAACGCCAAGCTGACCGCACCAATCGAAAAAATCGCTCCGGGCGTGATCGCCCGTCAGTCGGTGTCGCAGCCTATGCAGACCGGCCTGAAGTCGATCGACTCGATGGTACCGATCGGCCGTGGCCAGCGCGAGCTGATCATTGGTGACCGCCAGACCGGTAAATCGGCTGTCGCGATCGATGCGATCATCAACCAGAAGGGCCAGAACATGACGTGTATCTACGTCGCGATCGGCCAGAAGGCATCGACCATCAAGAACATCGTGCGCTCGCTCGAGACGCACGGCGCGATGGAATACACCATCGTCGTCGCAGCATCGGCTTCCGAGTCGGCTGCCATGCAATACATTTCCGCGTACTCCGGTTGCGCCATGGGCGAATACTTCCGTGACCGCGGCGAAGACGCACTGATCGTCTACGATGACCTGTCCAAGCAAGCTGTTGCTTACCGTCAGATCTCGCTGCTGCTGCGCCGTCCACCAGGCCGCGAAGCCTACCCTGGCGACGTGTTCTACCTGCACAGCCGCCTGCTCGAGCGCGCAGCACGCGTGAACCCCGACTACGTCGAGAAGTTCACCAACGGCGAAGTCAAAGGCAAGACCGGTTCCCTGACCGCGCTGCCGATCATTGAAACCCAGGCTGGCGACGTTTCGGCGTTCGTTCCAACCAACGTGATTTCGATTACCGACGGCCAGATCTTCCTGGACACCTCGCTGTTCAACTCGGGTATCCGTCCTGCGATTAACGCCGGTATTTCGGTGTCGCGCGTCGGTGGCGCCGCTCAGACCAAGGTCATCAAAAACCTGTCCGGCGGTATCCGTACCGACTTGGCCCAGTACCGTGAACTGGCTGCGTTCGCGCAGTTCGCTTCGGACCTGGACGAATCGACCCGCAAGCAGCTCGACCGTGGCGCACGCGTCACCGAACTGCTCAAGCAGGCTCAGTATTCCCCACTGTCGATCTCGATGATGGCCGTGTCGCTGTTCGCAGTGAACAAAGGCTTCTTCGATGACGTCGAAGTGAAGAAAGTGCTGGCGTTCGAAGCCGGTCTGCACGGCTACATGAAGACCAAGCAAGCTGCTCTCCTGGCCAAGATCGAAGAAACCAAGCAACTGGACAAGGATGGCGAAGCCGCCATGTCCGCCGCTGTTGCTGACTTCAAGAAATCCGGCGCATATTAA
- the atpG gene encoding F0F1 ATP synthase subunit gamma, producing the protein MAVGKEIRNKIKSVENTKKITKAMEMVAASKMRKAQDRMRSARPYSDKIRNITSHLATANPEYTHPFMAQGKDVKAKAVGFIVITTDKGLCGGMNTNILRLLTQKTRELETAGNKIEAVAIGNKGLGFMNRVGVKVVSHAIQIGDTVHLDKLIGPIKVMLDRYEEGELDAVYICYTKFVNTMKQIPMVEQLLPLTADKLEGDKSSHAWDYIYEPEAQTVIDELLVRYVEALVYQSVAENLASEQSARMVAMKAASDNAGSVIGDLKLIYNKTRQAAITKELSEIVAGAAAV; encoded by the coding sequence ATGGCAGTAGGCAAAGAGATACGTAACAAGATCAAGAGCGTAGAGAATACGAAGAAGATCACGAAGGCGATGGAAATGGTCGCCGCGTCCAAAATGCGCAAGGCGCAGGACCGGATGCGGTCCGCCCGCCCTTACAGTGACAAGATTCGTAACATCACCTCGCATCTGGCTACGGCGAATCCGGAATACACGCATCCGTTCATGGCGCAAGGCAAGGACGTGAAAGCGAAGGCGGTTGGTTTCATCGTCATCACGACCGACAAAGGTCTGTGCGGCGGCATGAACACCAACATCCTGCGTCTGTTGACGCAGAAAACCCGCGAGCTGGAAACGGCTGGCAACAAGATTGAAGCGGTTGCCATTGGCAACAAGGGTTTGGGTTTTATGAACCGCGTTGGCGTGAAGGTCGTGTCGCATGCGATCCAGATCGGCGATACGGTCCACCTCGACAAGCTGATCGGGCCGATCAAGGTCATGCTCGATCGCTACGAGGAAGGTGAGCTCGACGCAGTCTATATCTGCTACACCAAGTTCGTAAACACGATGAAGCAAATTCCGATGGTCGAGCAGCTGCTGCCGCTGACCGCCGACAAGCTGGAAGGCGACAAGAGCAGTCACGCATGGGACTACATCTACGAGCCGGAAGCGCAGACCGTGATCGACGAACTGCTGGTGCGGTATGTGGAAGCGCTGGTGTATCAGTCAGTAGCCGAAAACCTCGCGTCCGAGCAATCGGCGCGGATGGTGGCGATGAAAGCGGCAAGCGACAACGCCGGCAGCGTCATCGGCGACCTGAAGCTGATCTATAACAAGACCCGCCAGGCTGCGATTACCAAAGAACTCTCCGAGATCGTCGCCGGTGCGGCCGCGGTCTAA
- the atpD gene encoding F0F1 ATP synthase subunit beta, with product MADGKIVQCIGAVVDVEFPRNAMPKVFDALKMAGSELTLEVQQQLGDGIVRTIALGTSDGLRRGMAIQNTGKPIMVPVGKATLGRIMDVLGNPIDECGPVSHEQTASIHRVAPAYDELSPSQDLLETGIKVIDLVCPFAKGGKVGLFGGAGVGKTVNMMELINNIAKAHSGVSVFAGVGERTREGNDFYHEMADAKVVDLENPENSKVAMVYGQMNEPPGNRLRVALTGLTIAESFRDEGKDVLFFVDNIYRFTLAGTEVSALLGRMPSAVGYQPTLAEEMGRLQERITSTKTGSITSIQAVYVPADDYTDPSPATTFAHLDSTVALSRDIASLGIYPAVDPLDSTSRQLDPLVVGQEHYDTARAVQGTLQRYKELRDIIAILGMDELAPEDKLLVARARKMQRFLSQPFHVAEVFTGSPGKYVSLKDTIKGFKMIASGELDHLPEQAFYMVGTIEEAIEKAKKLN from the coding sequence ATGGCTGATGGCAAAATCGTTCAGTGTATCGGCGCTGTGGTGGACGTTGAGTTCCCACGCAATGCAATGCCGAAGGTTTTCGACGCACTGAAAATGGCAGGCTCCGAGCTGACCCTGGAAGTACAACAGCAGCTGGGCGACGGCATTGTCCGTACCATTGCATTGGGTACCTCCGACGGTCTGCGTCGCGGCATGGCAATCCAGAACACCGGCAAGCCAATCATGGTACCGGTCGGTAAAGCGACCCTGGGCCGTATTATGGACGTGCTGGGCAACCCGATCGACGAGTGCGGTCCTGTCTCGCACGAGCAAACCGCATCGATCCACCGCGTGGCTCCTGCGTACGACGAACTGTCGCCATCGCAAGACCTGCTGGAAACCGGCATCAAGGTGATCGACCTGGTGTGCCCGTTCGCCAAAGGCGGTAAAGTCGGTCTGTTCGGCGGTGCGGGTGTGGGCAAGACCGTGAACATGATGGAACTGATCAACAACATCGCAAAAGCACACTCGGGCGTGTCCGTGTTTGCCGGCGTGGGTGAGCGTACTCGCGAGGGTAACGACTTCTACCACGAGATGGCTGACGCCAAAGTGGTCGATCTGGAAAATCCAGAGAACTCCAAAGTGGCGATGGTCTACGGTCAGATGAATGAACCGCCAGGTAACCGTCTGCGCGTAGCGCTGACCGGCCTGACGATCGCTGAATCGTTCCGTGACGAAGGCAAAGACGTTCTGTTCTTCGTGGACAACATCTACCGCTTCACCCTGGCCGGTACCGAAGTATCCGCACTGCTGGGCCGTATGCCTTCCGCGGTGGGTTACCAGCCGACGCTGGCCGAAGAGATGGGCCGTCTGCAAGAGCGCATCACCTCGACCAAGACCGGTTCGATCACCTCGATCCAGGCCGTGTACGTCCCTGCGGATGATTACACCGATCCATCGCCAGCAACCACCTTTGCTCACTTGGATTCGACCGTTGCTCTGTCGCGTGACATCGCCTCGCTGGGTATCTACCCTGCGGTCGACCCGCTCGACTCGACCTCGCGCCAGCTGGACCCGCTCGTCGTCGGTCAGGAACACTACGACACCGCGCGCGCCGTTCAGGGCACCCTGCAGCGCTACAAGGAATTGCGCGACATTATCGCGATTCTGGGCATGGACGAGCTGGCACCGGAAGACAAACTGCTGGTCGCGCGTGCACGTAAGATGCAGCGTTTCCTGTCGCAGCCATTCCACGTTGCTGAAGTGTTTACCGGTTCCCCAGGCAAATACGTTTCGCTGAAAGACACGATCAAAGGCTTCAAGATGATCGCATCGGGCGAACTGGATCACCTGCCTGAGCAAGCGTTCTACATGGTTGGCACGATCGAAGAAGCAATCGAAAAAGCCAAGAAGCTCAACTAA
- a CDS encoding F0F1 ATP synthase subunit epsilon yields MANTFHVDVVSAEASIFSGEAEFVALPGEAGELGIYPKHTPLITRIKPGAVRIKVAGQAEEEFVFVAGGILEVQPNGVTVLADTAIRGGDLDEAKALAAKKAAEEAMVNKVSKIDYAKAQAEMAAAIAQLQAIQRFRNKR; encoded by the coding sequence ATGGCAAACACATTTCACGTTGACGTGGTATCGGCCGAAGCCAGCATTTTTTCGGGCGAAGCCGAGTTCGTCGCGTTGCCGGGTGAAGCAGGCGAGCTGGGGATTTATCCCAAGCACACCCCGCTGATCACGCGCATCAAGCCGGGTGCGGTACGGATCAAGGTGGCTGGCCAGGCCGAAGAAGAGTTCGTCTTCGTCGCTGGCGGCATCCTGGAAGTGCAGCCGAACGGCGTGACCGTGCTGGCAGACACCGCGATCCGCGGTGGCGACCTGGACGAAGCAAAAGCACTGGCCGCCAAAAAAGCGGCCGAAGAAGCAATGGTCAACAAAGTATCGAAGATCGACTACGCCAAGGCGCAAGCCGAAATGGCGGCGGCGATTGCCCAGTTGCAGGCAATCCAGCGCTTCCGTAACAAGCGCTAA